A window of Pyrobaculum aerophilum str. IM2 contains these coding sequences:
- a CDS encoding AIR synthase family protein: MHLGKLPPEVLQRLVLSRRGAFRDEVLVNPAVGEDAAIIRLSGDKYLAVHTDPVTGSTRLIGYLAVYVPTNDIAVRGIEPMWLSVALLLPPSAREEDVDVITRQIDEAAKRLGVAVTGGHTEVTTAVTRPVAVVTAMGLGQRYVTTAGARPGDVVIMTKSAGQEAASILATDFREEALKRGIGADTLKKAEGLALEVSVVKEALALADIATAMHDPTEGGIANGLAEMAYASGVSIVVDRGRVVVYREVEALCKAFGIDPLETLSSGVLLAAVPRDRVREAESRLENLGVPYAVIGEVVPPREFLLRIGEKMYTKPFVADKLFTLF, translated from the coding sequence ATGCATCTCGGAAAACTGCCCCCAGAGGTATTACAGCGACTTGTTTTGAGCAGGCGCGGCGCTTTTAGAGACGAGGTATTGGTGAATCCCGCGGTAGGGGAAGACGCCGCTATTATTAGACTGTCAGGCGATAAATACCTCGCGGTACACACAGACCCCGTAACTGGCTCCACAAGACTTATAGGCTATTTAGCTGTCTACGTCCCCACTAACGACATAGCAGTGAGAGGGATAGAGCCAATGTGGCTCTCAGTGGCGCTTTTATTGCCGCCTAGCGCGCGGGAAGAGGACGTCGACGTAATAACTAGGCAAATTGACGAGGCGGCAAAGAGACTGGGCGTAGCGGTGACTGGAGGCCACACTGAGGTGACAACTGCTGTGACTAGACCTGTCGCAGTGGTGACGGCTATGGGCCTAGGGCAGCGTTATGTTACTACAGCCGGCGCTAGGCCAGGCGACGTTGTTATTATGACTAAATCCGCGGGGCAGGAGGCGGCTTCTATACTGGCCACAGACTTCCGAGAGGAGGCGCTTAAAAGGGGGATAGGCGCCGACACTCTTAAAAAGGCTGAAGGCCTTGCGCTGGAGGTGTCCGTAGTGAAGGAGGCGCTGGCCCTCGCAGATATAGCCACCGCCATGCACGACCCCACTGAGGGTGGTATCGCCAACGGACTCGCCGAAATGGCCTACGCCTCGGGCGTCTCAATAGTCGTGGACCGGGGTAGGGTAGTAGTGTATCGGGAAGTGGAGGCGTTGTGCAAAGCCTTTGGCATTGATCCCCTGGAGACTCTAAGCTCCGGCGTGCTCCTCGCGGCAGTGCCTAGGGACAGAGTGAGAGAGGCTGAGAGCAGACTTGAAAACTTGGGGGTGCCCTACGCCGTAATTGGCGAAGTGGTGCCGCCGAGAGAATTTCTGCTTAGAATAGGCGAGAAGATGTACACAAAGCCGTTTGTGGCGGACAAGCTCTTCACGCTTTTCTAA
- the carB gene encoding carbamoyl-phosphate synthase (glutamine-hydrolyzing) large subunit: MDIKKILVIGSGAIKVAEAAEFDYSGSQALKAFREEGIKTVLVNPNIATIQTSKFLADRVYFIPIQRQFLAEVIEQERPDAIACGFGGQTALSACVDLDEAGVLEKYGVRVVGTPVRGIKRALSRDLFQKAMREAGIPVPPSSPAKSPEEAIEIARYLGYPVVVRVSFNLGGAGAFVARSEEALKARIYKAFAQSAIGEVLVEKYLEGWKEIEFEVVRDAYDNVAAVVCMENIDPMGVHTGDSIVVAPCLTLTDEEYQTARNISIGVVRTIELIGEGNVQVAINYAGPEQYAIETNPRMSRSSALASKASGYPLAYIAAKLALGYRLDEVLNQVTRRTVASFEPALDYIVVKHPRWESDRFGVTEGLGPEMMSIGEAMGIGRTLEEAWQKAVRMIDIGEPGLVGGPMFQSLTLEEALKCIKDYVPYWPICAAKAIYLGVSVEEIYKINKVDKFFLNAIKRIVDVYKRLEAGEVDLDEAKVLGFSDWQIAKALGKSVDEIRAMRRRPVVKKIDTLAGEWPADTNYLYLTYGGQYDDKTPGVDYLVVGAGVFRIGVSVEFDWSTVTLATELKNRGYRVAILNYNPETVSTDWDIVDKLYFDEISVERVLDIVEKEGNGVTVVLYAGGQIGQRLYVPLEKVGVKIGGTRAKSIDMAEDRGKFSKLLDRLGIKQPPWLYAASVEEAVKLAEGLGFPVLLRPSYVLGGTYMAVAYNKEELINFLSKAAKVSGEYPVVISKFMPRGIEAEVDAVSDGVKIVATPIEHIEPPGVHSGDSTMVLPPRRLEEWAVKKMIDIAHTLAVELEVKGPLNVQFIVQDDVYVIEANLRVSRSMPLVSKATGVNYMSLVADVLTHGRLAVDEERITLKPSKWWVKSPQFSWARLRGAYPRLGPVMYSTGEVASNGSVFEEALLKSWLSATPNKIPSKTALIYTYDPHHEELLRQAAGLLSWRLEIYTPEQLGGKIAEMLKWRKIDIVMTAGITPEKDFHVRRTAADTNTPLVLDSTLAVELAKAFNWYYKNGKLEVAPW, encoded by the coding sequence ATGGACATTAAGAAAATCTTAGTGATAGGCTCTGGGGCTATAAAAGTAGCGGAGGCCGCTGAGTTTGACTACTCCGGCTCGCAGGCATTAAAGGCGTTTAGAGAAGAGGGGATTAAGACTGTATTAGTTAACCCCAACATCGCCACTATACAGACTTCTAAATTCTTGGCGGACAGAGTATATTTCATCCCAATACAAAGACAATTCCTCGCAGAGGTGATTGAACAGGAGAGGCCTGACGCTATTGCGTGCGGCTTCGGCGGCCAGACAGCCCTCTCGGCTTGTGTCGACCTCGACGAGGCTGGCGTGTTGGAGAAATACGGCGTGAGAGTTGTCGGCACGCCGGTGAGGGGTATTAAAAGGGCGCTGTCCCGCGATTTGTTCCAAAAGGCCATGAGAGAGGCGGGAATACCAGTGCCTCCCAGTAGCCCCGCCAAGTCCCCAGAGGAGGCAATAGAAATTGCTAGGTATCTCGGCTATCCTGTTGTTGTAAGAGTTAGTTTCAATTTGGGAGGCGCTGGGGCCTTTGTGGCGCGGAGCGAGGAGGCTTTAAAGGCTAGGATATACAAGGCCTTTGCCCAATCCGCCATAGGGGAAGTTCTGGTGGAGAAGTACCTAGAGGGGTGGAAGGAGATAGAGTTCGAAGTGGTTAGAGACGCCTATGATAACGTCGCCGCGGTGGTGTGCATGGAAAATATCGACCCTATGGGCGTGCATACTGGGGACTCAATAGTAGTGGCGCCGTGCCTCACTTTAACTGACGAGGAGTATCAAACGGCGCGTAATATCTCCATAGGCGTAGTGAGGACAATTGAGCTTATTGGAGAGGGGAACGTACAAGTCGCCATTAATTACGCCGGGCCTGAGCAATACGCCATTGAGACAAACCCGCGCATGTCCAGATCCAGCGCCTTGGCGTCTAAAGCGTCGGGATATCCCTTAGCCTATATAGCGGCTAAACTGGCCCTGGGCTACCGCCTAGATGAGGTGTTAAACCAAGTGACTAGGCGCACTGTGGCCTCTTTTGAGCCCGCGCTTGATTACATTGTGGTGAAACACCCAAGGTGGGAGAGCGACCGCTTCGGCGTTACCGAGGGCCTAGGCCCCGAGATGATGTCAATAGGCGAGGCCATGGGCATAGGGCGGACGTTAGAAGAGGCGTGGCAAAAGGCCGTTAGAATGATTGACATAGGAGAGCCCGGCCTAGTGGGAGGCCCGATGTTTCAAAGCCTGACGCTGGAGGAGGCCTTGAAGTGTATAAAAGACTACGTGCCGTACTGGCCTATATGCGCCGCCAAGGCTATATACCTCGGCGTATCAGTTGAGGAGATATATAAAATAAACAAAGTGGATAAGTTCTTCCTCAACGCCATAAAAAGAATTGTCGACGTCTATAAGAGGCTTGAGGCGGGCGAAGTTGACTTAGACGAGGCTAAGGTATTGGGCTTTTCCGACTGGCAGATAGCAAAGGCTCTGGGCAAATCTGTGGACGAGATTAGGGCTATGAGGAGGCGCCCCGTGGTTAAAAAAATCGATACCTTGGCCGGGGAGTGGCCCGCAGACACTAACTACCTATACCTCACATACGGAGGCCAATATGACGACAAAACGCCCGGCGTTGATTATTTAGTGGTGGGGGCCGGCGTGTTTAGAATAGGCGTCAGCGTCGAATTCGACTGGTCGACAGTGACCTTGGCCACAGAGCTGAAAAACAGAGGATACCGCGTTGCCATTCTGAACTACAACCCGGAGACTGTGTCTACAGACTGGGATATTGTGGATAAGCTCTATTTTGACGAAATCTCCGTGGAAAGAGTGCTCGACATAGTTGAAAAAGAGGGGAACGGCGTGACTGTGGTATTATACGCCGGCGGCCAAATAGGGCAGAGGCTTTACGTGCCGCTGGAAAAAGTCGGCGTTAAAATAGGCGGCACGAGGGCCAAGTCGATAGACATGGCTGAGGACAGGGGTAAATTTTCAAAACTCCTTGACAGACTCGGCATAAAACAGCCGCCTTGGCTATACGCCGCCAGCGTTGAGGAGGCTGTAAAACTAGCAGAGGGGCTGGGCTTCCCCGTTCTATTAAGGCCCAGTTACGTCCTGGGGGGTACGTATATGGCCGTGGCTTACAATAAGGAGGAGTTGATAAACTTCCTCAGCAAGGCTGCTAAAGTCAGCGGCGAGTACCCCGTGGTGATTTCCAAGTTCATGCCGAGGGGCATTGAGGCGGAGGTCGACGCTGTATCAGACGGAGTTAAGATAGTGGCGACTCCCATTGAGCATATAGAGCCCCCTGGAGTGCACTCCGGAGACTCCACTATGGTTCTGCCCCCGAGGAGGCTGGAGGAGTGGGCTGTTAAGAAAATGATAGACATAGCCCACACCCTGGCCGTAGAGCTAGAGGTTAAGGGCCCGTTAAACGTCCAGTTTATAGTACAAGACGATGTATACGTAATAGAGGCGAATTTGCGCGTAAGCCGCTCAATGCCCTTAGTCAGCAAGGCTACGGGGGTTAATTACATGTCGCTAGTAGCCGATGTGTTGACACACGGCCGCCTCGCAGTTGACGAAGAGAGAATTACGCTCAAGCCTTCAAAGTGGTGGGTTAAATCCCCACAGTTCTCTTGGGCAAGGCTTAGGGGGGCTTACCCCAGGCTGGGCCCCGTTATGTACAGCACGGGGGAAGTGGCCTCTAACGGCTCGGTCTTTGAAGAGGCGTTGTTAAAAAGCTGGCTGTCTGCAACTCCCAACAAAATCCCCTCCAAGACAGCCCTTATATACACGTACGACCCGCACCACGAGGAGTTGTTAAGACAGGCGGCCGGCCTCCTATCGTGGAGGCTTGAAATTTACACCCCTGAACAGCTGGGGGGTAAAATTGCCGAGATGTTAAAATGGAGGAAAATAGACATCGTAATGACCGCCGGCATCACTCCGGAAAAAGATTTCCACGTCAGGAGGACAGCCGCCGACACTAATACGCCGCTGGTGTTGGACTCGACGCTGGCAGTGGAGCTGGCTAAGGCCTTTAACTGGTATTACAAAAACGGCAAGTTAGAGGTCGCCCCGTGGTGA
- a CDS encoding RimK family alpha-L-glutamate ligase, with protein MVTLVYDVVREEEKALIRAAERIGMSLKTVRIGDVVDIDGWEPDVYLIRTLSHNKGIIAAAVVEGNGGIAVNSAHAIATSWNKAVTLAMLKNGGLPVPKTQVLFGDSDVEIKGRAIIKVASGSWGRKVALVTSTEEAKLLLKSAENEVFLLQEVIGTGEDIRVFVIGERAVAAMRRIPPQGDWRSNAARGGVTLPQKIDGELEELAVKAAKSVGAFYAGVDILVGDRLYVNEVNGIPEFKALMKTTGVDVARLLLEALERVRKA; from the coding sequence GTGGTGACGCTCGTATACGACGTGGTAAGAGAAGAGGAAAAAGCCCTTATTAGAGCTGCCGAGAGAATAGGCATGTCCTTAAAGACCGTGAGAATTGGCGACGTCGTTGATATAGATGGGTGGGAGCCTGACGTATATCTCATAAGGACTCTGAGCCACAATAAGGGCATAATCGCCGCGGCGGTAGTGGAGGGCAACGGAGGCATTGCGGTGAATTCGGCTCACGCCATAGCCACTAGCTGGAACAAAGCTGTGACTCTGGCGATGTTAAAAAACGGCGGCTTGCCGGTGCCAAAAACCCAAGTGCTATTCGGCGACTCCGACGTGGAAATCAAGGGCCGCGCCATTATAAAAGTCGCCAGCGGTAGCTGGGGGCGCAAAGTCGCCCTCGTGACGTCCACAGAAGAGGCCAAGCTCCTCTTGAAATCCGCCGAAAATGAGGTGTTTTTACTACAAGAGGTAATAGGCACGGGCGAGGACATTAGAGTCTTCGTTATAGGGGAGAGGGCTGTGGCGGCTATGAGGAGAATACCTCCCCAAGGGGACTGGAGGAGCAACGCGGCAAGAGGCGGGGTAACGCTACCGCAGAAAATTGACGGCGAGTTGGAAGAACTGGCCGTAAAGGCCGCCAAATCAGTAGGCGCGTTTTACGCCGGCGTAGACATTCTAGTTGGCGACAGGTTATATGTCAACGAAGTCAACGGCATACCTGAGTTCAAAGCCCTTATGAAGACCACGGGGGTTGACGTGGCCAGACTTCTATTAGAGGCTCTGGAACGCGTTAGAAAAGCGTGA